Proteins found in one Deltaproteobacteria bacterium genomic segment:
- a CDS encoding type II toxin-antitoxin system RelE/ParE family toxin — protein MADDILFEIEFYQNESGKSYFIDWLEGLDLKDQARIRHRLTRLEKGNFGDHSSVGDGVQELRFFFGPGYRIYFGREKNKLILLLNGGDKSSQSKDIKKAKEYWNNFLRGKK, from the coding sequence ATGGCAGATGATATTTTATTCGAAATTGAATTTTATCAAAATGAATCAGGGAAGTCCTATTTTATAGACTGGTTAGAAGGATTAGATCTTAAAGATCAAGCTCGAATTCGTCATCGCTTGACACGATTAGAAAAGGGAAATTTTGGAGATCATTCTTCTGTAGGAGATGGGGTCCAAGAATTAAGATTCTTTTTTGGACCGGGTTATAGAATTTACTTTGGAAGAGAAAAAAACAAGTTAATCCTTCTTTTGAATGGAGGAGATAAGAGTTCTCAAAGTAAAGATATAAAAAAAGCAAAAGAGTATTGGAATAACTTTCTCAGGGGTAAAAAATGA
- a CDS encoding response regulator transcription factor, translating to MLMRAEKNKILIAEDEASIRLGLIDVFTYHGYEVTAVENGAEALKQALSGAYHLLLLDVMLPEVDGFKICDEVRKKDRAQPILLLTAKGDEEDILQGLKLGADDYVTKPFSVRELLARCESVLRRSPKLQVEKQKIVWGALTLDPLNLTLQTPQAELELTRREVDLLRYLMKNTARPVSRQELLKEVWGYPNAQMDTRTVDIHITKLRKKIEVDAENPKLIITVRGEGYRMPPFPSLPSKN from the coding sequence ATGCTTATGAGAGCCGAAAAAAATAAAATCCTGATCGCCGAAGACGAAGCCAGCATACGCCTGGGTCTCATTGATGTTTTCACCTATCACGGTTACGAAGTGACTGCGGTCGAAAATGGGGCAGAGGCCCTAAAACAGGCCCTTAGCGGAGCTTATCATCTGCTGCTTCTGGACGTGATGCTTCCTGAGGTGGATGGATTCAAGATTTGCGATGAGGTGCGAAAAAAAGACAGGGCCCAGCCCATCCTCCTGCTGACGGCAAAAGGGGATGAAGAGGATATCCTCCAAGGGCTCAAGCTGGGGGCGGATGATTATGTCACCAAACCTTTTTCGGTGCGGGAGTTGCTGGCACGTTGTGAGTCGGTGCTACGCCGGAGTCCTAAACTTCAGGTGGAAAAACAAAAAATTGTTTGGGGAGCTTTAACGCTGGATCCGCTCAATCTCACCCTGCAGACGCCGCAGGCAGAACTCGAGCTCACGCGGCGAGAGGTGGATTTGCTGCGTTACCTCATGAAAAACACCGCGCGTCCGGTGTCTCGGCAGGAGTTGTTGAAAGAGGTTTGGGGTTATCCCAATGCGCAGATGGATACGCGGACGGTGGATATTCATATTACGAAGTTGCGCAAGAAAATTGAGGTGGATGCAGAGAATCCAAAACTGATTATTACGGTGCGGGGGGAAGGATATAGGATGCCTCCATTCCCCTCTCTGCCATCTAAAAATTAA
- a CDS encoding glycoside hydrolase family 16 protein yields the protein MNIYESLGLLITRVVLSANEQLNPPHSVHCQAAPQQSSSFFTDFSQNNRAWNLDLRGDRQSRFFWANPGRLYLQGRSVSNPSPALSGPSGGSEIVSRDSFGYGTYRFRVQFSVCDREIRNENLINGLFVYLNDGMDHDQNHLVDNREIDFEFACDEPHSLYLSSWTDYSDETHLRKVTRRINFETGEVAQTARGGEGAYGLGSRFREIRFRHPELSLNTQFNEMGFRWTPSLLSFFIVLGGREVNLWNVREQTLIPLAPAQLHFNLWFPAQHWDTGQAAQFPREDSNLLLDCFSFSAFIAAAEFPHNAGLSPGY from the coding sequence ATGAATATTTATGAATCCTTAGGCCTTTTGATTACTCGGGTTGTGTTAAGTGCGAATGAACAGCTGAACCCGCCTCATTCCGTTCACTGCCAGGCTGCGCCACAGCAGAGCAGCAGCTTTTTTACTGATTTTTCCCAAAACAATAGGGCGTGGAATCTTGATTTGCGTGGGGATAGGCAATCTCGCTTTTTTTGGGCTAATCCCGGGCGACTTTATTTGCAGGGGCGCTCCGTTTCGAATCCTTCTCCCGCGCTATCAGGGCCCAGTGGGGGAAGCGAAATTGTGAGTCGAGATTCCTTTGGTTATGGGACTTACCGTTTTCGAGTACAATTTTCCGTTTGTGACCGTGAAATTCGAAATGAAAACCTGATCAATGGACTATTTGTTTATTTGAACGATGGAATGGACCACGATCAAAATCATCTTGTGGACAATCGCGAAATTGATTTCGAGTTTGCTTGCGACGAGCCCCATTCCCTTTATCTCAGCTCCTGGACGGATTATAGCGATGAGACCCATCTGCGGAAAGTGACACGCAGAATTAATTTCGAAACAGGAGAAGTGGCACAAACGGCAAGAGGCGGAGAAGGGGCTTATGGCCTTGGTTCTCGTTTTAGAGAAATCCGGTTTCGACATCCTGAACTTTCACTGAATACCCAATTCAACGAAATGGGATTTCGTTGGACGCCTTCACTTCTGAGTTTTTTTATTGTGCTTGGAGGGCGAGAAGTAAATTTGTGGAATGTAAGGGAGCAGACCTTAATTCCTCTAGCCCCTGCACAGCTGCATTTCAATTTATGGTTCCCCGCTCAACATTGGGATACAGGGCAAGCAGCCCAATTTCCTCGAGAGGACTCCAATTTGTTGTTGGATTGCTTCAGTTTCTCTGCTTTTATCGCTGCTGCTGAATTCCCTCATAATGCAGGCCTTTCCCCAGGCTATTGA
- a CDS encoding HAMP domain-containing histidine kinase: MKKLRLQFFAFFLLLQLGLLFLLLNSYRQMGIEEKSLWESESTKVYNQMQAQMSDLLNLEDARSFKEYRFFGASALSNLGYPKGWVGYFQVDPDGSFSTPYLPASEEAKALPDYSLRLNKQKEIEKSTSDFRKGMKGAFADRSVKGEGKPKARVLPNIYPNPIRRKQLESAAPAPSAIQGAMKDNDKKLDFAPAELESQVARRQEAVPAGSVKTFEQNFVESKKPMPLKSLPLEKPKPQVFLGDVGGKVAATGQGLAEATPLREKAPSSVVWLDPFQAKVSGASLIFFRRVWVEEKMYLQGFVLQAQPFFEALMQGSFDNSDLPRFSGARWMYEKQPLAQYGRVEAAANPQNILYSHPMDYPLASIRWEILGRSWPQISTRLYLNLFSGGLFLFATLGLFWIYRSSSEHIRLSQKRQDFVAAVSHELKTPLTSIRMYSEMLEDGWVKDESKQQEYYRNIHQESERLSRLIENVLQMARLEKQTCPLNLIRQSPLQDLQAWERQFAELAAREGFVFRLNIEGELPAIQYEPEALKEVLLILLENSIKFSRASAGKNLSLQVKGGPSFLQLIWRDQGPGVPARELKQIFEKFYRVENELTRKTKGTGIGLAIAQATVQAMGAKIEARNAEGGGLEIEIRWGG, encoded by the coding sequence ATGAAAAAACTCCGCCTCCAATTTTTTGCCTTCTTTTTGTTGCTGCAGCTGGGCCTCCTCTTTCTGCTTTTGAATTCCTATCGTCAGATGGGCATCGAAGAAAAGAGTTTGTGGGAATCCGAAAGTACGAAGGTCTACAACCAGATGCAGGCGCAGATGAGCGATTTGCTGAATCTGGAGGACGCGCGTTCCTTTAAGGAATATCGTTTTTTTGGTGCGTCCGCCTTGTCCAATCTGGGTTATCCCAAAGGCTGGGTTGGCTATTTTCAGGTGGATCCCGATGGAAGTTTCAGCACGCCTTATCTCCCCGCTTCGGAGGAGGCGAAGGCCTTGCCGGATTATTCCCTGCGCCTCAATAAACAAAAGGAGATTGAAAAAAGCACCTCGGACTTTCGAAAGGGAATGAAGGGCGCCTTTGCCGATCGTTCGGTGAAGGGCGAAGGTAAACCGAAAGCAAGGGTCCTTCCCAATATCTATCCCAATCCGATCCGCAGAAAACAGCTGGAGAGCGCTGCTCCTGCTCCCTCGGCAATTCAGGGAGCAATGAAGGATAACGATAAGAAACTGGATTTTGCCCCTGCAGAGCTTGAGTCGCAAGTGGCCAGGCGCCAAGAGGCGGTGCCTGCGGGCTCTGTGAAGACTTTTGAGCAAAATTTTGTAGAATCCAAAAAGCCGATGCCATTAAAGTCGTTGCCCCTGGAAAAACCAAAACCACAAGTGTTTTTGGGTGATGTAGGCGGGAAAGTGGCTGCAACTGGGCAAGGGCTGGCCGAGGCAACGCCTCTTCGTGAAAAGGCCCCTTCCTCCGTGGTTTGGCTCGACCCCTTTCAGGCCAAGGTTTCGGGGGCCTCTCTCATTTTCTTTCGTCGGGTTTGGGTAGAAGAAAAAATGTATCTGCAGGGTTTTGTGCTGCAGGCCCAGCCCTTTTTTGAAGCGCTGATGCAAGGCAGTTTTGACAATTCCGATCTGCCGCGATTTTCCGGCGCTCGCTGGATGTATGAGAAACAGCCGCTTGCGCAGTATGGTCGTGTGGAGGCCGCTGCCAATCCGCAGAACATCCTCTATTCACACCCCATGGATTATCCCCTCGCCTCTATTCGCTGGGAAATCCTCGGGAGATCCTGGCCGCAAATTTCCACGCGTCTTTACCTGAATCTTTTTTCGGGGGGATTGTTTTTGTTTGCCACCCTGGGCCTGTTCTGGATTTACCGTTCTTCGTCCGAGCACATCCGCCTCTCCCAAAAAAGGCAGGATTTTGTCGCCGCCGTCAGCCACGAACTCAAGACGCCTCTCACGTCCATCCGTATGTACAGCGAAATGCTGGAAGACGGTTGGGTGAAAGATGAAAGTAAACAGCAGGAGTATTACCGCAACATTCACCAGGAAAGCGAGCGCCTGTCGCGTCTCATCGAAAACGTCTTGCAGATGGCCCGGCTTGAGAAGCAGACCTGTCCCCTCAACCTCATCCGCCAAAGCCCGCTACAGGACTTGCAGGCCTGGGAAAGGCAATTTGCCGAACTGGCGGCCCGCGAAGGTTTTGTTTTTCGTTTGAATATAGAAGGGGAGCTTCCTGCCATCCAATACGAGCCCGAGGCCCTCAAAGAGGTGCTGCTGATTCTGCTGGAAAACAGCATCAAATTCTCCCGCGCCTCCGCCGGGAAAAATCTCAGTTTGCAGGTCAAAGGCGGCCCATCCTTTCTGCAGCTGATTTGGAGAGACCAAGGCCCGGGCGTGCCGGCCAGGGAACTGAAGCAGATTTTCGAAAAATTTTACCGCGTTGAAAACGAACTCACCCGCAAAACCAAGGGCACCGGCATCGGCCTGGCTATTGCGCAAGCCACGGTGCAAGCCATGGGTGCCAAGATTGAGGCCAGAAATGCCGAAGGGGGAGGGCTGGAGATTGAGATTCGCTGGGGAGGGTGA
- a CDS encoding AAA family ATPase, producing MPHQRARHVLPLLLKRLKLWPVLGILGARQVGKSTLLRDQLATHIEALYQTMDNKELRSQAEKRPNYFLDREVEKTLIIDEVQKAPDLFDAIKVRVDEKRRPGRFLLSGSTEFSQKTGIRESLTGRIGIFRLYPLTLAESEEKKFSNPWVSGHFSSPAVPFKNLQRRMHQGGMPGICFLRSEEERRAAFDSWLETTCYRDIQQIRGAKISGDLAMEILSILPQLEEPTLAEISLALRVDSRKIKNHLDALESVFVLNRLNAHRLGTGKAQYYLFDSGLCYHLGGSPRLLLKTWLFNECLAQFEYSGVKVKVCHYRSSRKSSIDWVLERERQRSAYILTEEQAPGTYVFRAAEAFLKKAPQTKVFVLAPVDKPYPETKNIQVLPYGGLG from the coding sequence ATGCCTCACCAACGCGCCAGACATGTCCTTCCTCTCCTCTTGAAACGCCTTAAATTGTGGCCTGTGCTGGGAATTCTGGGCGCTCGCCAGGTGGGTAAAAGCACCCTGTTGCGTGACCAGCTTGCAACCCATATTGAGGCCCTCTATCAAACCATGGACAACAAAGAGTTGCGCAGTCAGGCTGAAAAACGGCCCAATTATTTTCTGGATAGGGAAGTGGAAAAAACGCTCATTATTGACGAAGTCCAAAAAGCCCCCGATCTGTTTGATGCGATCAAGGTACGGGTGGATGAAAAACGCAGACCGGGTCGTTTTCTGTTGTCAGGATCCACCGAGTTTTCGCAGAAAACGGGCATTCGGGAATCGCTGACGGGACGCATTGGCATCTTCAGGCTTTACCCGCTTACCCTGGCAGAAAGTGAAGAAAAAAAGTTTTCGAACCCCTGGGTGAGTGGGCATTTTTCAAGCCCTGCTGTTCCGTTTAAAAATCTTCAGCGAAGAATGCATCAGGGAGGAATGCCCGGGATTTGTTTTTTAAGAAGTGAAGAAGAAAGGCGTGCTGCTTTTGATTCGTGGCTTGAAACCACCTGTTATCGGGATATTCAGCAAATTCGGGGGGCGAAAATCAGCGGGGATCTGGCGATGGAAATTTTGTCCATCCTTCCCCAGCTTGAGGAACCCACGCTGGCTGAGATTTCGCTGGCCTTAAGAGTGGATTCCAGAAAAATAAAAAATCATCTGGATGCACTGGAGAGTGTTTTTGTGCTGAACCGACTGAACGCCCACCGACTCGGAACAGGCAAGGCACAGTATTATCTTTTCGATTCGGGTCTCTGTTATCATTTGGGGGGAAGCCCTCGTCTGTTGCTCAAAACCTGGCTCTTCAATGAATGTCTTGCCCAGTTTGAATATAGCGGAGTGAAGGTGAAGGTTTGCCATTATCGATCCTCCCGAAAATCCAGCATCGATTGGGTGCTGGAACGGGAAAGGCAAAGGAGCGCCTATATTTTAACTGAAGAACAGGCTCCGGGAACCTATGTGTTTCGTGCTGCAGAGGCCTTTCTCAAAAAAGCCCCCCAGACAAAGGTGTTTGTGCTGGCCCCGGTGGATAAACCTTATCCGGAAACAAAAAATATCCAGGTGCTTCCCTATGGAGGCCTGGGGTAA
- a CDS encoding helix-turn-helix domain-containing protein, with protein MKAKTIRIKTLDEGLKDFSKAFKKAQNGKGGKTKSGIYFSSLEAVRKILTPERIRILRYLKQKQPGSIYELAKALNKDMKNVSQDLFYLSEVGLVELEETRANRKQVKPILLSDHVTLELVIT; from the coding sequence ATGAAAGCAAAGACCATAAGAATTAAAACATTAGACGAAGGGCTGAAGGATTTTTCAAAGGCCTTCAAAAAGGCTCAAAATGGCAAGGGGGGTAAGACCAAAAGTGGAATTTATTTTTCAAGTCTGGAAGCCGTTCGAAAAATTCTGACACCGGAACGTATCAGAATTCTCCGCTATTTAAAACAAAAACAACCAGGCTCTATCTACGAACTTGCCAAAGCTCTGAACAAAGACATGAAAAATGTATCACAAGATTTGTTTTATCTTTCAGAAGTTGGGCTGGTAGAGCTTGAAGAGACACGAGCCAATAGAAAACAAGTGAAACCCATTCTACTTTCAGATCATGTCACTCTGGAATTAGTTATCACCTGA
- a CDS encoding VWA domain-containing protein: MKKILKKISLFTLLITQGLLPACSAGAKTVRETSNTILKETPQIRARASLSQSKILQGSDGVVYLQIDLDAPEYSRGFVSQRRPTDFVVVLDRSGSMSAANKMEYAHQALQTLVQQLSPEDRFGLVSFDDTAEVHHYLSPVSAVEKAQLQQKIWAINPRGNTNISAGLSSALQMIRENNSPYRSERILLISDGLANRGIVNPEALANLVSPQSVYGYGPQEQGMFSLSSIGVGLDFNEYLLSNLADHGRGSYHYLQNPSGMYNILSEEFRVASSIYASNLQLQIDLPPDISLLDASGYPISREGNHYTVQPGHLYNGQKKVIYLSLGLPNSYTYPSRPIGNMALSFYVQGIFYQTPLINSDLYVACLHPSQRYEAEESINKKVYEDSWTKNNYGRALQESAKKISEGNPQGAYKVIQDYKSKVSEANAAAPSSALAGQMNAADKIKSDMDKAYGSGKPAESLNSLGKGLHYEGIQQQR; encoded by the coding sequence ATGAAAAAAATATTAAAAAAAATTAGCCTCTTCACCCTCCTCATCACCCAAGGGCTTTTGCCGGCTTGCAGTGCGGGGGCAAAAACGGTGAGGGAGACATCAAACACGATTCTAAAGGAAACCCCGCAAATCAGGGCCAGGGCCTCGCTTTCGCAGAGCAAGATCCTGCAAGGATCAGACGGCGTCGTCTATCTGCAAATCGATCTGGATGCACCGGAATATTCACGAGGCTTTGTGTCGCAGCGAAGGCCCACCGATTTCGTGGTGGTACTGGATCGCAGCGGCAGCATGAGCGCTGCTAATAAAATGGAATATGCTCACCAGGCCCTGCAAACGCTGGTGCAACAGCTGTCTCCCGAAGATCGCTTCGGACTGGTTTCCTTCGATGATACGGCCGAGGTTCATCATTATTTGAGCCCGGTTTCTGCGGTGGAAAAAGCCCAGCTCCAGCAAAAGATCTGGGCGATTAATCCCCGGGGGAATACGAATATCTCCGCGGGCTTAAGTTCGGCCCTTCAGATGATACGCGAAAACAACAGCCCCTACCGTTCGGAGAGGATACTGCTCATTTCGGATGGCCTCGCCAATCGCGGAATTGTGAATCCTGAAGCCCTGGCCAACCTGGTTTCTCCCCAATCTGTTTATGGTTATGGACCTCAGGAACAGGGGATGTTTTCACTTTCGAGCATTGGAGTGGGGCTGGATTTTAATGAATACCTGCTCTCCAACCTTGCCGATCATGGACGGGGCAGCTATCACTATCTGCAAAACCCCAGCGGCATGTACAATATTTTGTCGGAAGAATTCCGGGTGGCCTCTTCCATTTATGCCTCAAACCTGCAGCTGCAAATCGATTTACCTCCCGATATTTCACTGCTGGATGCCTCCGGATACCCCATCAGCCGTGAGGGAAATCATTACACCGTTCAACCCGGGCATCTCTACAACGGACAGAAAAAAGTGATTTACCTCAGCCTCGGCCTGCCCAACTCTTATACCTATCCCTCACGACCCATCGGAAACATGGCCCTCTCGTTTTATGTGCAGGGAATTTTTTATCAGACTCCCCTTATAAACTCCGATCTTTACGTGGCCTGCCTGCACCCTTCACAACGTTACGAGGCCGAAGAATCCATCAACAAAAAGGTGTATGAAGACAGCTGGACCAAAAACAATTACGGACGAGCCCTCCAGGAAAGCGCCAAGAAAATCTCCGAGGGGAATCCACAAGGGGCCTACAAAGTAATACAAGACTACAAATCGAAGGTCTCGGAAGCCAATGCTGCCGCGCCTTCTAGCGCACTGGCGGGTCAAATGAATGCAGCGGATAAAATAAAGTCAGACATGGACAAGGCTTATGGAAGCGGCAAACCCGCAGAAAGCCTCAATAGCCTGGGGAAAGGCCTGCATTATGAGGGAATTCAGCAGCAGCGATAA
- a CDS encoding putative addiction module antidote protein, producing the protein MKNLKKFREYHIGKLNTKKAAKIYLEVALEEYEKDQDKASFLQAIRDVAEAQGGLSRLSERTLLNRQNLYKALSAKGNPTIETVGAILQGLGFRLSIQSLSKSAA; encoded by the coding sequence ATGAAAAATTTAAAAAAATTTAGAGAGTATCATATCGGCAAATTAAACACCAAAAAAGCTGCTAAAATTTACTTAGAGGTAGCCTTGGAAGAATATGAAAAAGATCAAGACAAGGCTAGCTTCCTTCAAGCCATTCGTGATGTTGCTGAAGCTCAGGGAGGCCTCTCTAGGCTATCCGAGCGCACCTTATTAAATAGACAAAACTTATATAAAGCCCTTTCTGCAAAAGGTAATCCCACAATAGAAACAGTGGGAGCTATTTTGCAGGGGTTAGGATTTCGTTTGTCCATTCAATCTCTATCCAAAAGCGCTGCTTAA